A part of Agarilytica rhodophyticola genomic DNA contains:
- the katG gene encoding catalase/peroxidase HPI: protein MKKRIFRMTTLAAAMLSASLMSGSVLADSGSTKPKGASGTGHVVEGRAKSNQFWWPNQLDLAPLRAHDKRSNPLGEDFDYAEAFSKLDLSAVKKDIDTLLTDSQEWWPADFGNYGPFFIRMSWHSAGTYRTLDGRGGADGGQQRFDPLNSWPDNVSLDKARRLLWPVKQKYGESLSWGDLIVLAGNVALENMGFKTYGFAGGREDDWEPDMVYWGPEVEMLASDRRGSEGKLQGPLGATHMGLIYVNPEGPMGKPDPLGSAKNIRIAFGRMAMNDEETLALVAGGHTFGKMHGAHKPSECVGAEPAAAPIEQQGLGWKSKCGKGHSEDTVGSGLEGAWTQAPTQWTTLYLENLLKFEWKQTRSPGGAIQWIPTDESLHKSVPDAHVKGKFNPPVMTTADLALKYDPDYKKIAERFLANPDEYEKAFAKAWYKLTHRDMGPRARYLGDEYPQEAMIWQDPVPTADYKLVNAKQIKDLKKQILKSGLTVPELVRTAWASASSYRAADMRGGANGARIALAPQKDWAANNPRELAKVLDKLKGVQKRFNKGRNKISLADLIVLGGAAAVEKAAKDAGVKIEVPFAPGRGDATAQQTDVKSFSLLEPKADAFRNYFNKGTSYRSPADMLVDRADQLDLTVPEMTVLVGGMRSLDANTGGVKHGVFTRKPGTLNNDFFVNLMDMSTKWRKAKTEGLYEGVDRKTGRVKYTATTVDLIFGSNSELRAVAEAYAYNDAQQRFVKDFVNAWTKVMRLDRFDLK, encoded by the coding sequence ATGAAAAAACGTATTTTTCGTATGACCACACTTGCCGCAGCAATGCTTTCTGCGTCCTTGATGTCCGGCAGTGTACTTGCTGATAGTGGTAGCACAAAACCAAAAGGTGCATCAGGGACTGGTCATGTTGTAGAAGGACGAGCCAAGTCCAATCAATTCTGGTGGCCTAATCAACTAGACCTCGCACCACTACGAGCTCACGATAAACGCTCCAATCCATTAGGTGAAGACTTTGATTATGCTGAAGCATTCAGCAAACTTGATCTAAGTGCAGTTAAAAAAGATATCGATACCCTGTTAACCGACTCACAAGAGTGGTGGCCTGCTGATTTTGGTAACTATGGACCTTTCTTTATCCGCATGTCGTGGCATAGCGCTGGTACCTACCGTACATTAGATGGACGTGGTGGTGCAGATGGCGGACAACAACGCTTCGATCCTCTCAATAGCTGGCCAGATAATGTTAGCCTTGATAAAGCTCGCCGTTTACTTTGGCCGGTAAAGCAAAAATACGGTGAAAGCCTTTCTTGGGGTGACCTTATTGTTCTTGCTGGTAATGTGGCTCTTGAGAATATGGGCTTCAAAACTTACGGTTTTGCTGGAGGCCGTGAAGATGATTGGGAACCTGACATGGTTTACTGGGGACCAGAAGTAGAAATGCTGGCCAGTGATCGTCGAGGCAGTGAAGGCAAATTACAAGGTCCTCTCGGTGCTACCCATATGGGATTGATTTACGTTAATCCTGAAGGTCCTATGGGTAAGCCTGATCCACTAGGCTCAGCAAAAAATATTCGTATTGCCTTTGGGCGCATGGCTATGAATGATGAAGAAACTTTAGCGCTTGTTGCTGGTGGTCACACCTTCGGTAAAATGCACGGAGCTCACAAGCCAAGTGAGTGTGTCGGCGCAGAACCTGCCGCGGCTCCAATCGAGCAACAGGGTTTAGGTTGGAAAAGTAAGTGTGGTAAAGGCCATTCTGAAGATACGGTAGGAAGTGGACTTGAAGGTGCTTGGACGCAAGCTCCAACACAGTGGACCACCCTATATCTTGAAAACCTGCTTAAATTTGAATGGAAACAAACTCGCAGCCCCGGTGGTGCTATCCAATGGATTCCAACGGATGAATCATTGCACAAATCTGTTCCCGATGCCCATGTCAAAGGTAAGTTCAATCCTCCTGTAATGACAACTGCCGACTTAGCATTGAAATATGATCCAGACTATAAAAAGATCGCAGAACGTTTTCTTGCTAATCCTGACGAGTATGAAAAAGCTTTCGCTAAAGCGTGGTATAAATTAACCCACCGTGACATGGGACCACGTGCCCGCTACCTCGGTGACGAATACCCTCAAGAAGCGATGATTTGGCAAGATCCTGTTCCAACTGCCGATTATAAACTGGTAAATGCTAAGCAGATTAAAGACCTGAAAAAGCAAATTTTAAAGTCTGGTTTAACTGTGCCTGAATTAGTTCGCACTGCTTGGGCTTCGGCATCAAGTTATCGTGCAGCAGATATGCGCGGCGGCGCTAACGGTGCTCGAATTGCACTGGCACCACAAAAGGATTGGGCGGCTAACAACCCAAGAGAATTGGCCAAAGTTCTAGACAAGTTAAAAGGCGTACAAAAACGCTTTAACAAAGGCCGTAATAAAATCTCGCTGGCTGACTTGATAGTTCTTGGTGGAGCAGCTGCAGTTGAGAAAGCCGCTAAAGATGCCGGTGTGAAGATTGAAGTTCCATTTGCACCTGGCCGTGGAGATGCTACCGCCCAGCAAACAGATGTTAAATCCTTTAGCTTGCTTGAGCCCAAGGCCGATGCTTTCCGAAACTACTTTAATAAAGGTACAAGTTACCGTTCACCAGCCGATATGCTAGTAGACAGAGCAGATCAACTTGACTTAACCGTACCAGAAATGACGGTTCTTGTAGGTGGTATGCGTTCGCTGGATGCGAATACCGGTGGTGTTAAACATGGTGTATTCACCCGTAAGCCTGGTACTTTAAATAACGACTTCTTTGTTAATCTGATGGATATGTCAACTAAATGGAGAAAAGCAAAGACTGAAGGCCTTTATGAAGGCGTCGATCGTAAAACTGGCCGTGTGA
- a CDS encoding type II toxin-antitoxin system RelE/ParE family toxin, with the protein MKRYRIEIKPTAENDLTQRYQQIAKESPENAVAWYITIIEGIEALDRLALRCPIAPEDIDIQRGVRHLIIGSYRILYLVEDETVKVLHIRHSRHARKL; encoded by the coding sequence TTGAAGCGTTATCGTATTGAAATAAAACCCACCGCCGAAAATGATTTAACACAACGCTACCAGCAAATAGCAAAGGAATCTCCTGAAAATGCCGTTGCTTGGTACATCACCATTATTGAAGGTATTGAGGCGCTGGATCGATTAGCTTTACGCTGTCCTATCGCTCCGGAAGATATAGATATTCAGCGAGGCGTTAGGCATTTAATTATCGGCAGTTATCGCATCCTTTATCTTGTGGAAGATGAAACTGTAAAAGTTTTACACATTCGCCACTCTCGACACGCCCGAAAGCTATAG
- a CDS encoding type II toxin-antitoxin system Phd/YefM family antitoxin yields MFNSSDIHTVTDFSRKPAEHIKRLNESKRPEILTVNGKAAVVVQDAESYEKMAELAQYAESIQSIRQALEEEGRSLGEFSKSFEETHGIQR; encoded by the coding sequence ATGTTCAATAGCAGCGATATTCATACCGTCACCGATTTTAGCCGTAAACCGGCAGAGCATATAAAAAGGCTTAACGAAAGTAAGCGTCCTGAAATTCTTACCGTCAACGGCAAAGCTGCTGTAGTGGTGCAAGATGCTGAAAGCTATGAAAAAATGGCAGAACTTGCGCAATATGCCGAAAGTATTCAAAGTATTCGTCAAGCCCTCGAGGAAGAGGGGAGGTCTCTAGGTGAGTTTTCCAAGAGCTTCGAAGAGACACATGGTATTCAACGTTGA
- a CDS encoding ParA family protein has protein sequence MSNANLTKSPANMYNGMRVVASAMQKGGPGKTTLALHLAIRAAMGFIPELDPNKRVLLIDVDGQQNASKTAIKMEAVAGEGYSVPPIHDDFDPNDPDDVQWGGRSNSISIYYGNDVVPYESLICDRLDVLPADGAVLNSFDDLKKSADQSTLDAIYQRIFDFCNGDDVQEEYSLIIFDCPPGKNLISTPVLRACTDVFLPTLAETYSIDGVRRMLTEIKKENKFRVCDLNIIGVIPNLVDLRRNNHKANLELLRSHPETREYMPDFDLRNLVAMAFEQIPEREIVNAQLSDPKAETQIMQFIEFVRRKMFSSNENQQLIA, from the coding sequence ATGAGCAATGCGAATTTAACCAAGAGTCCAGCCAATATGTACAACGGGATGCGTGTTGTGGCGTCAGCCATGCAAAAAGGAGGACCAGGTAAGACAACACTTGCTTTGCATCTCGCTATTCGGGCAGCTATGGGTTTTATCCCCGAGCTAGATCCAAACAAAAGGGTTCTACTCATCGATGTGGACGGTCAGCAAAATGCAAGTAAGACCGCAATTAAAATGGAAGCTGTCGCTGGGGAAGGGTACAGCGTACCTCCAATTCACGATGATTTTGATCCTAATGATCCCGATGACGTGCAATGGGGCGGACGCAGTAATTCCATTTCGATTTACTACGGTAATGATGTTGTACCTTATGAAAGCCTTATATGTGATCGTTTAGATGTACTGCCTGCTGATGGTGCTGTTCTTAACTCGTTCGATGATTTAAAAAAGTCTGCGGATCAGTCTACGCTCGATGCAATATATCAGCGTATTTTTGATTTCTGTAATGGCGATGATGTGCAAGAGGAATACAGTTTAATTATCTTTGATTGCCCGCCTGGCAAGAACCTTATTTCTACACCGGTACTTAGAGCCTGTACAGATGTGTTTTTACCCACACTTGCAGAGACCTATAGCATCGATGGAGTAAGAAGAATGCTGACTGAAATAAAGAAAGAAAATAAATTCAGGGTATGTGACCTAAACATTATTGGTGTGATTCCTAATCTTGTCGATCTGAGAAGGAACAATCATAAAGCGAATTTAGAACTATTGCGCTCTCACCCTGAAACGCGCGAATACATGCCAGATTTTGATTTGCGCAATCTCGTTGCAATGGCATTTGAGCAAATTCCTGAGCGAGAGATCGTTAACGCTCAGCTTTCAGACCCTAAAGCGGAAACACAAATTATGCAATTTATTGAATTTGTTCGTCGCAAAATGTTTTCTTCAAATGAAAACCAACAGTTAATTGCCTAA
- a CDS encoding ParB/RepB/Spo0J family partition protein, with protein MDLEFRNIHIDMFALSKAEKNQPKTSLEDTLITEFQNEMYVTRGVVLVTKGRASMRYSVVHGIEVVRAAKAALIDYVPCLISSTFSDIFIKLVGSISVNDAMPSKPENVIEQAIVNYKQITGAKLSFRRAENIAKLGKKSTLYTDKRLAKNLDPRVQQYVKEGKLGKTAAKYISYENPDKQFSLATMVISESWTTRDIELYRAGGQDSPIRKTMYADIDTIQKEIEEYSGYKTQIIPKTKNTGTMKINFYGTEQMIDIAQKLLKLKHDCMYTVLGRHNGEKEKQEVSEISIKYSNLDIIDDLRAVLTSKEGMSMR; from the coding sequence ATGGATTTAGAATTTAGAAACATACATATTGATATGTTTGCGTTGAGCAAAGCTGAAAAGAACCAGCCCAAAACTTCTCTTGAAGATACTTTGATTACAGAATTTCAAAATGAAATGTATGTGACGCGCGGTGTTGTGCTTGTAACAAAGGGAAGGGCGAGTATGCGTTATTCCGTTGTCCATGGAATCGAAGTGGTTCGCGCCGCCAAGGCGGCATTGATTGACTATGTACCTTGTCTTATTAGTTCAACTTTCAGCGATATATTTATCAAGCTTGTTGGTTCTATTTCTGTTAATGACGCCATGCCCAGTAAACCGGAGAACGTAATTGAACAGGCAATTGTTAACTATAAACAAATTACTGGAGCGAAGCTTTCTTTTAGACGAGCAGAAAACATAGCCAAGTTAGGTAAGAAATCTACTCTTTACACAGATAAGCGTTTAGCAAAGAATCTTGACCCTCGAGTGCAACAATATGTAAAAGAGGGAAAACTAGGGAAAACCGCTGCCAAATACATTAGCTATGAAAACCCCGATAAGCAATTCTCATTAGCCACGATGGTAATATCTGAGTCATGGACTACAAGGGATATAGAGCTGTATAGAGCAGGGGGCCAAGATTCTCCTATTAGAAAAACAATGTATGCAGACATCGATACTATACAAAAAGAGATAGAAGAGTATTCAGGTTATAAAACTCAGATTATTCCTAAAACTAAAAATACTGGAACCATGAAAATTAATTTTTACGGTACAGAACAAATGATCGATATTGCCCAAAAATTATTGAAGCTAAAACATGATTGCATGTATACAGTATTGGGTCGTCATAACGGTGAAAAAGAGAAACAGGAGGTTTCAGAGATATCTATAAAATATTCTAACCTCGACATCATAGATGATTTGAGGGCAGTTTTAACTAGCAAAGAGGGGATGAGTATGAGGTAG
- a CDS encoding ligand-binding sensor domain-containing protein, whose product MHSELIKHGMCLTLQFLIYLFFLTISKSVQSHSFHNIQFQRVFEGNHTDNILGTINAITQDSDGFIWLGGTQGLARFDGAELKVYLADPSVSDSLSNNYVLDMLTDARGHLWIATGDGLNHFDPYLERFNVFRAQEGSSTTLPDNFITDLEMGDNNELFVATQKGVIIIDTATGKMRHTPVQGYVYRIYLDKHRKLWVAYRDRGLIRYNANDLTLEHIYKVRKTEKDHSGLCGNKILDVEMDQHNILWIATLGNGICQLDPATGYFTHLTDFAANTVWDLFLDNQSNMWIATDHSGLAIYPSSEEKFLYYGYDIHKPKSLPTNNIRDLFQDRMGDIWISTFPGGLNYFDQSTTAFTNYMHHPMQENTLTSSEIIDIMQDDKGRVWLGTERGLNQLHNDTEVVTRINWPGLEDETVLSLEQGQDNTLWVGTWSHGLKRVNLLTKEIKTYLPEPDNPNSISGKFIWKVYRDSDNKIWVGTEAGGLNLYDPTTDSFQRFINSPAVPNSISANYVKTVLEDKAGNFWVATTGGLDRLDRSTGIFTHYQPDKRDQHSVGGRRIIALFEDSLNRIWVGTQEAGVSIFNPKTEKFITLNMESGLPSLNITSILESADGYIWLATTRGLARVDPKQFTIQTFNSGHGLVGSNFYRDASLLSDSGMLYFGSTTGLSVFDPSNISIDTAPPIIGLTDFKIANKSVVIGQPDSPLSSSLNKSETIYITPTDVMFSINFSALSYRAYDQNTYAYMLEGFDKEWIYTGTNRTATYTNLPAGKFVFRVKAANAYGIWNEEGIAINIVRIPEIWRTWWAYLAYTIGVICLFALYRHHNEIRRRSEVYREQSLTDSLTGIPNRAGIIQIAGKWLVGNRASDNVSLMLLDIDHFKKINDSHGHDAGDRILCEVAEVLRSRLRHDDHIGRWGGEEFLFICKGSSPEKVSRLAETLRLKVAEHIFDNHKTQLNITISIGVVKILGNESFEKAIKRADEALYRAKGAGRNRVVSA is encoded by the coding sequence ATGCATTCTGAGTTAATTAAACACGGAATGTGTCTTACCCTCCAATTTCTTATATATCTTTTCTTTCTAACGATCTCTAAATCAGTTCAATCTCATTCTTTTCATAACATCCAATTTCAGAGGGTTTTTGAAGGCAACCATACGGATAACATCTTAGGTACGATTAATGCCATCACTCAAGACTCTGACGGATTTATTTGGCTGGGCGGCACTCAGGGGCTCGCCCGTTTTGATGGTGCTGAATTAAAAGTATACCTTGCTGATCCAAGCGTTTCCGATAGCCTTTCTAATAATTATGTTTTAGACATGTTAACGGATGCTCGAGGACATTTATGGATTGCGACAGGAGATGGTCTCAATCATTTTGATCCTTACTTAGAAAGGTTTAATGTTTTTCGCGCACAGGAGGGAAGTTCAACGACGCTTCCCGATAATTTCATCACTGATTTGGAAATGGGGGACAATAATGAGCTTTTTGTTGCCACCCAAAAAGGTGTCATCATCATAGACACTGCAACAGGTAAGATGCGTCACACACCCGTACAGGGCTATGTTTATCGGATTTACCTCGATAAACATAGAAAACTATGGGTGGCTTATCGTGACCGAGGTTTAATTCGCTACAACGCCAATGATCTAACATTGGAACATATTTATAAGGTAAGGAAGACAGAGAAAGACCATTCAGGGTTATGTGGCAACAAAATCCTTGATGTGGAAATGGATCAACATAATATCCTTTGGATAGCAACACTTGGCAATGGTATTTGTCAGCTAGACCCAGCGACCGGCTACTTTACTCATTTAACAGATTTTGCGGCAAATACAGTTTGGGATCTATTTCTCGACAATCAGAGTAATATGTGGATTGCCACCGACCATAGTGGCTTGGCTATATATCCCTCAAGTGAAGAGAAATTTCTCTACTACGGTTACGATATCCACAAACCTAAAAGCTTACCCACAAATAATATTCGTGATCTCTTTCAAGATAGGATGGGTGACATTTGGATAAGCACGTTTCCCGGCGGCCTCAACTACTTCGACCAATCCACCACTGCATTTACGAATTATATGCACCATCCTATGCAGGAGAACACTCTAACTAGTTCTGAGATCATCGATATTATGCAGGATGACAAAGGTCGAGTATGGCTCGGAACGGAGAGAGGACTTAACCAACTGCATAATGATACTGAAGTGGTAACACGTATTAACTGGCCAGGTCTAGAAGATGAAACAGTACTCTCACTTGAGCAGGGCCAAGATAATACTTTATGGGTAGGTACTTGGTCTCATGGTTTAAAACGAGTTAATTTGTTAACCAAGGAAATTAAGACCTACCTACCAGAGCCCGACAACCCGAATAGTATTAGCGGTAAGTTTATTTGGAAAGTCTATCGCGATAGCGATAATAAAATATGGGTAGGAACTGAGGCAGGAGGTCTCAATCTCTACGATCCAACAACGGACAGTTTTCAACGTTTTATCAATTCGCCAGCCGTACCCAATTCCATCTCTGCTAATTATGTGAAAACAGTCCTTGAAGATAAGGCGGGCAATTTCTGGGTTGCTACCACAGGAGGCCTTGATAGATTAGACCGCTCAACGGGCATTTTTACCCATTATCAACCAGATAAAAGAGACCAACATTCGGTAGGTGGCAGACGTATCATTGCGCTGTTTGAGGATTCTCTCAACAGAATTTGGGTTGGTACTCAAGAAGCAGGCGTCAGCATATTTAACCCAAAGACTGAGAAATTCATTACCCTAAACATGGAAAGTGGATTACCTAGCTTAAATATAACGTCTATATTAGAGTCTGCGGACGGCTATATATGGTTAGCGACAACGCGTGGCTTAGCACGGGTCGATCCTAAACAATTCACTATACAGACATTTAACTCCGGCCATGGATTGGTAGGCAGTAACTTTTATCGCGATGCTTCTCTTTTAAGCGATAGTGGCATGCTGTATTTTGGCAGTACAACAGGTCTCTCGGTATTTGATCCTAGCAACATATCTATCGACACAGCTCCACCGATAATAGGTCTCACAGACTTTAAAATAGCCAATAAATCCGTCGTGATAGGTCAGCCGGACTCCCCTCTTTCCTCTTCTTTAAATAAATCGGAAACTATTTATATTACACCTACGGATGTAATGTTTTCTATTAATTTCTCGGCGTTGAGTTATCGGGCATACGATCAAAATACCTATGCTTATATGCTTGAAGGCTTTGATAAAGAGTGGATTTATACAGGCACAAATAGAACGGCAACATACACTAATTTACCGGCAGGAAAATTTGTTTTCCGCGTTAAAGCGGCGAATGCTTACGGTATATGGAATGAGGAAGGTATCGCAATAAACATTGTGAGAATTCCTGAGATTTGGAGAACTTGGTGGGCCTATCTGGCCTACACTATTGGCGTAATATGTTTGTTTGCCCTATATCGTCATCACAATGAGATACGACGACGTTCCGAAGTTTATCGCGAACAATCATTAACAGATTCATTAACAGGTATTCCCAACCGAGCCGGCATAATTCAAATTGCTGGAAAGTGGTTAGTGGGAAATCGCGCATCAGATAATGTAAGCCTTATGCTATTGGATATTGATCACTTTAAGAAAATTAACGATTCTCATGGACACGATGCGGGCGACAGAATTCTGTGTGAGGTGGCCGAAGTGTTGCGCTCACGCTTGCGGCACGATGATCATATAGGCCGTTGGGGCGGCGAAGAATTTTTGTTCATCTGCAAGGGCTCGTCACCTGAGAAAGTTTCACGCTTAGCAGAAACTTTAAGATTGAAAGTGGCGGAACATATTTTTGATAACCATAAAACACAATTAAACATTACGATAAGTATCGGCGTAGTTAAGATCCTCGGTAATGAAAGTTTTGAGAAGGCAATTAAACGGGCGGATGAAGCTTTGTATCGTGCAAAAGGGGCAGGCAGAAACAGAGTTGTATCGGCCTAA
- the yghU gene encoding glutathione-dependent disulfide-bond oxidoreductase translates to MSDKDDYTPPKVWKWNAENGGEWAKINRPISGATHDKTLPVGDNPIQLYSLATPNGVKVTIMLEELLALGHTGAEYDAYTISIGEGQQFGSGFVDINPNSKIPALVDRSTETPTKIFESGAILLYLAEKFGALIPQDASKRTECLSWLFWQMGSAPYLGGGFGHFYSYAPVKIEYCIDRFTMEVKRQLDVLDKQLADKKYICGDEYTIADIAIWPWYGALILNKVYGAAEFLEAHTYTHVLRWANDIAAREAVKRGKIVNKTWGELDQQLHERHHASDFDEKTQDKLESSN, encoded by the coding sequence ATGAGTGATAAAGACGACTATACGCCCCCAAAAGTTTGGAAATGGAATGCTGAAAATGGGGGGGAATGGGCAAAAATTAATCGGCCAATATCTGGCGCAACCCATGATAAAACCTTACCTGTCGGGGACAATCCGATCCAACTATACTCTCTTGCAACACCAAATGGCGTAAAAGTCACCATAATGCTCGAAGAGCTGCTTGCTCTCGGTCACACCGGTGCAGAGTACGATGCCTACACAATTAGTATCGGCGAAGGCCAACAGTTCGGGAGCGGCTTTGTCGATATTAATCCTAACTCTAAAATTCCTGCGTTAGTCGACCGTAGTACTGAGACGCCCACTAAAATCTTTGAATCTGGTGCTATCTTGCTTTATCTCGCCGAAAAGTTTGGCGCATTAATTCCACAGGATGCATCTAAACGAACGGAGTGTTTATCTTGGTTATTTTGGCAGATGGGAAGTGCCCCTTATCTTGGCGGTGGGTTCGGTCATTTTTACAGCTATGCGCCAGTAAAGATCGAGTACTGTATCGATAGGTTTACTATGGAAGTGAAGCGTCAGCTGGATGTGCTTGATAAGCAACTAGCGGATAAAAAATATATTTGTGGGGATGAATACACCATTGCTGACATTGCGATATGGCCTTGGTATGGAGCACTTATATTGAATAAAGTATATGGTGCAGCAGAGTTTTTAGAAGCGCATACCTACACTCATGTTTTAAGATGGGCAAATGATATTGCGGCTCGCGAAGCTGTAAAACGAGGAAAAATCGTCAACAAAACTTGGGGAGAGCTAGATCAACAACTTCACGAGCGTCATCACGCGAGCGATTTCGACGAGAAAACTCAGGATAAATTAGAATCATCCAACTAA
- a CDS encoding protoglobin domain-containing protein yields the protein MRKLIRVVCCCFIVLSPFVSAGKDAIPGYTYGKKSIMTAPYTLDDLEKLKATVLFTEDDAKWLRKSRKVLEPQAEKILDTWYGFVGSTPHLLAYFSDAKGKPDSRYLGRVRQRFIQWIYDTADANYDQNWLNYQYEIGVRHHRKGKNKTDNARAIKHIHGRYVVALTYPVTATLRPFLENSDYSAKEIDAMQQAWIKSVLIQSILWTEPYFKKGDF from the coding sequence ATGAGAAAACTTATACGTGTAGTATGTTGTTGTTTTATTGTACTTTCCCCTTTTGTTTCAGCTGGGAAAGATGCAATACCGGGGTACACTTATGGCAAGAAGTCCATTATGACTGCCCCCTATACCTTGGACGACTTAGAAAAGCTTAAAGCGACCGTTCTATTTACTGAAGACGATGCAAAATGGCTTCGCAAAAGCCGTAAAGTTTTGGAACCTCAAGCGGAAAAAATATTAGATACATGGTACGGATTTGTAGGATCTACACCTCATCTGTTAGCTTATTTTTCAGATGCCAAAGGAAAACCTGACAGCCGTTACCTCGGTCGAGTCCGCCAACGTTTTATACAATGGATTTATGACACAGCGGACGCTAATTACGACCAAAATTGGTTAAATTATCAGTATGAAATTGGTGTGCGCCATCATCGCAAAGGTAAAAATAAGACAGATAATGCTAGAGCAATTAAGCATATTCATGGCCGTTACGTGGTTGCTCTTACTTATCCTGTGACGGCGACTCTTCGACCATTTTTAGAAAATTCAGATTATTCCGCCAAGGAAATTGACGCTATGCAACAAGCTTGGATTAAATCGGTGTTAATACAAAGTATCCTTTGGACAGAGCCTTATTTTAAAAAAGGTGACTTTTAA
- a CDS encoding MarR family winged helix-turn-helix transcriptional regulator encodes MKYNAEEITLILLERLARVINNDAALSAIKPAQWEALRFFSQANRFSRTPSALTAYLGVTKGTVSQTINVLERKGLIQKVSAEKDRRSVSITLTQSGLSLLNDDPLKSLTDSIKQLNHNQVETFNQTLKSVLSSALKQREGVPFGACRTCKYFKENFPEGNPHQCSLLHVPLSNADSQLICREHAS; translated from the coding sequence ATGAAATACAATGCTGAAGAAATCACCCTAATATTGTTAGAACGATTAGCAAGAGTTATTAATAACGATGCTGCACTCAGTGCAATAAAACCTGCGCAATGGGAAGCATTACGCTTTTTCTCTCAGGCGAACCGTTTTTCGCGTACACCTTCTGCGTTGACGGCATACCTTGGTGTTACCAAAGGCACGGTGTCACAAACAATTAATGTACTTGAACGAAAGGGTTTAATTCAGAAGGTTAGTGCAGAAAAAGATCGGCGCTCAGTGAGTATTACACTTACACAAAGTGGCTTGAGTCTATTAAACGATGACCCTTTAAAATCGTTAACAGATTCAATAAAACAACTGAATCACAACCAAGTAGAGACGTTTAACCAAACATTAAAGAGTGTGCTCTCTAGCGCGCTTAAGCAAAGGGAAGGTGTGCCTTTTGGCGCGTGTAGAACATGTAAGTATTTTAAAGAAAATTTCCCTGAAGGTAATCCACACCAATGTTCTCTGTTGCATGTCCCACTCTCAAACGCAGATAGCCAGTTAATTTGTCGAGAGCATGCCAGTTAA